AGGGGACGGAGTCCCCGCCGGGGTCCGGGGCGGAGCCCCGTGGCGGGGACGCTCTCCCCACCGAGCCGGGTGGGCGGGTGGGCGAACACCCGGGTGCAGGGGACGGAGTCCCCGCCGGGGTCCGGGGCGGAGCCCCGTGGCGGGGACGCTCTCCCCACCGAGCCGGGTGGGCGGGTGGGCGAACACCCGGGGTGCAGGGGACGCAGTCCCCGCCGGGGTCCGGGGCGGAGCCCCGTGGCGGGAGCTGTCTCCCCACCGAGTCGGGCGGGCGGGCGGGCGAACACCCGGGGTCCGGGCGGAGCCCCGTGGCGGGGACGCTCTCCCCACCGAGTCGGGCGGGCGGGCGGGCAAGACCCCCTACAGGAACGCCACGTTCACAACCCAGAACGCGCACGCAGCAACAAACCCCGCCGCCGGCATCGTGATGAACCACCCCAGAACAATGTTCTTGGCGACCCCCCACCGCACGGCATTGATCCGCTTCGTCGCCCCGACACCCATGATCGCCGAAGTGATCACATGCGTGGTCGAGATCGGAGCCTTGAACAGAAACGCCGTGGTGAACATGATCGACGCCCCGGTCGTCTCCGCGGCGAACCCCTGCGGCGGATCAAGCTCAATGATCTTCCGCCCAAGAGTCCGCATGATGCGCCACCCACCCGCATACGTCCCCAGCGAGAGCATCACCGCACAAGCGATCTTCACCCACACCGGAATCGGATCGTCGGCCCCCTGCACATCGCCGATGACGAGCGCCATCACCACGATGCCCATCGTCTTCTGCGCGTCCTGGAGACCATGCCCCAGCGCCATACCCGCGGCGGAAACCGTCTGAGCGATCCGAAAGCCCCGCTTGGCCTTGTGCGGGTTGGACCGGCGGAACATCCACAGAATGGCCGTCATCACCAGATAGCCGACGATGAGCCCCACGACCGGCGAGACGAACATCGGGATGACGACCTTGTCGAGGACGCCGGACCAGATGACCTCCGTACCACCGGCGAGCGCCGCGCCCACCATGCCACCGAACAACGCGTGCGAGGACGACGAGGGAAGCCCGAAGTACCAGGTGACAAGGTTCCAGACGATCGCCCCGACCAGCGCGGCGAAGAGGATCCCCATCCCCTTCGAGCCGTCGGGCGTCTCGATCAGCCCCTTGCTGACGGTGTGCGCGACCCCACTCCCGAGGAACGCGCCGGCGAGGTTCATCACCGCCGCCATGGCCAGCGCCGCCCGAGGCGTCAGCGCCCGAGTCGAAACGGACGTGGCAATAGCGTTCGCGGAGTCGTGAAAACCGTTCGTGTAAGTGAATCCGAGCGCAACGCCAATGGTCACGATCAGAGCAAAGGTGTCCATTAAGGGCTCAGGACTCCTTGACCGCGATGGTCTCCACCGTGTTGGCCACGTGCTCGAAGGCGTCGGCGGCCTCCTCCAGCACATCCACGATCTGCTTCAGCTTGAGCACCTCGATGGCCTCGTACTTGCCGTTGAAGAGATGCGCGAGCAGCTTGCGATGGATCTGGTCGGCCTGGTTCTCGAGCCGGTTGACCTCGATCCAGTACTCGGTGAGGTTCGCCATGGTCCGCAGGTTCGGCATGGCCTCGGCCGTCAGCTCGGCCGCCCTCGCGAGCACCTCGATCTGCTGCTCGACACCCTTGGGCAGTTCCTCGACGTTGTAGAGGACGACCAGGTCGACGGCCTCCTCCATGAAGTCCATGATGTCGTCGAGGGAGGACGCGAGGTTGTAGATGTCCTCGCGGTCGAAGGGCGTGATGAACGAGGAGTTCAGCTGGTGGAAGATCGCATGGGTGGCGTCGTCACCTGCGTGTTCCGCGGCCCGCATACGCTCTGCGATCTCGGCCCGGCCGGCGGGGTCCGCCCCGAGCAGTTCCATCAGGAGTTTCGAGCCCGTGACGATGTTGTCCGCGGATGCGGCGAACATGTCGTAGAAGCTCGTCTCCCTGGGGGTCAGACGAAAGCGCACGTGGGGTCCTCAGGATGCATCGGTTTCGGTCAGGCTGATGCTAGGCGCATCATCCGGCCACGGCTAATGGGCCGTCCACCAGTGTCGCCCATCGGACAGAGCGACCGGGAGGGGGGCGACCGACCGGCGAGCGGGCGGCGAAGTCCCTGCTCGGGGCGTATACCCACCGAAGTTCGGTACGATATACCCAGTAGGGGTATGTATGCGGAGCCGGAGCGCTGGAGGACACGATGACGACCACAGAGGCCGGCGAACCCGTCGCCGAACCCGTCGCCGAACCGGACCACGCGCCCGGGACGGTCCACGGCTACCACAAGCAGAAGGACGAACACCTCAAACGCCTGCGCCGCATCGAGGGCCAGATCCGCGGCCTCCAGCGCATGGTCGACGAGGACACCTACTGCATCGACATACTCACCCAGGTGTCCGCCTCCACCAAGGCCTTGCAGTCGTTCGCGCTCCAGCTCCTGGAGGAACACCTGCGCCACTGCGTCGCCGACGCGGCACTCAGGGGCGGCGACGAGATCGACGCGAAGGTGGAAGAGGCGACAAAGGCCATCGGCCGCCTACTGCGCACCTGATCAGCGCCCCGCGCCGGCCCCCGTCCCGGAGTCGCCCCCCGCCCGTTCCTCCCCCACCCGCAGCACCTGGTCGATGCTCTCGAGACTGAGCCGTTCCTCCCCGGCCGCCGAGGCGGCGATGATCAGCTCCCCGCACAGCTCGATCTCGGCGAGGGCCTCGTGGTCCTGAACTGCCGTACCGCCGCCCGGAGCCACGCGCATCACCTCGTCCCTGCCGTCACCGACTTCCTAGAGTAGGGAGCGCTATACACCGCGCGCATGGCACGGACGGGCTAGTCCTTGTGTCGACCCGGTGGCCGAAAATGCTCGTCCAGGCCCGCCCGGCACAGGCTCATTCCTCCGCGATCCGCCCCGCGTAGATGTCGGCGGCGGCCGGCAGCCGCACCTCGACGGGCGCCCCGAAGTCGTACAACAGGGTCGTGGAGGCCACCGCGACGGCCTCCTCCTGCTGCCCGTTCACAAAGCTGAACCGGTGCCGGACCTTACGGATGCGCCCCTCGTCGTCGAGGTAGACGTCGAACGGCACCCGCGCCGTGGCAAACCCTTTCGCCGCCGCCCGCAGCGCGTCCCGTCCGCCCGCCGACGCCTCGTCGGCGGCCACCGCCAGATCGGCGGTCCCGCGGTAGTGCCGCACCGCCGTCCCGGCCACCTCGGTCCTCCCCACGTACGTCGCCGTACGCGTCCCCCGCAGCACCTCGGCGGCGGCGAACGGATCGGTGGCCCCGCCGGTCACGAGGTTCCCGTCGGACAGGGCCGCCGTCTCCACCCGCACCCACTTGTCGTCCGGCACCCCGGCACCCCGGTTCTTCATGAACAGGGCCCCGGGCGCGAGGAGTTCGGTGATGGGACGGTGATCACTGGTCCCGGCCGGATCCTGCGGCAGCAGCACCTTCAACTCACCGCGCTGCTTGCGGTAGTCGTACACGCCCTGGCCCCGGATGGTCACCCGGGTCCCGCCGGTGGCCATCTCCATCGACGTACGGGCCTTCGACGTGCCCGCCGCGACGAGGGTGTCGGCGGCGCGGTGCAACGTCTCGACGGGATCGGCCGCCCGGCCGTCCTCCGCGGCGGCCCCGCCGGCGGAACACCCGGCGGCACCCGTACAGACTCCCGCCACGAGCCCCGCAAGGACCATCGCACCCATCAGCCCGCGCCGACGCTCCGCCATGGCCTGTGCACCCCCAACCGGTACGTCCGTCACGGGCTTCCTGTCGTTCCGGTTAACGACGGGTAAGTGCCGCCGTCACGCCGGTCCGAAGGCCTGCGACCGCCATGCGGGTTTACTGCCGATCCTGGGTACCGTTGTCCTTGTGACGCAGCAGGACGGATCGGCCCACCCCCGCACCGAGGGGGAACACAGCACCACGACCGTCGAACAGGGCAGGTTCTGCCTGGCCCGCTGCACCTGCGGCTGGCGCGGCCCGGCCCGCAGGGCGAGAAGCATGGCGAGAACGGACGGGGAGCTGCACACGGGCGGCTGACCGGCCGACACCGACCGCCCGACCGGCTGACGTCACCGTTCCGTCACCGCCGGACCCCGCTGGAACCCGTGGTCCCATGACCCCGTCTCGCTCCGTGAAGCCGCAAGGAGTCGACAGGCGGCCGAGGGAAGGCGCACGAACATGGAACGGCGTACGTTCATCACGGGCGGCACGGCCGCGGTCGCGGCAGCGGCGACCGCGTGCAAGGCGAGCGGCGGCAGCGCGGACGCCTCCGCCCCGGCCACCGGGGGCAGCACCACGGCCCCCCTGACCACGACCAGCGTCGCCGCCCCCGCCAACTGGGCCGCACTCGCCCGCGACCTGGACGGCACCCTGGTCCGCCCCGGCGAGGCCTCCTGGGCCGCGGCCCGCCAGCTCTACAACACCCGCTTCGACAACCTCAAGCCGGCGGCGGTGGCGTACGTCGCCCACGCCGACGACATCCGCACGGTTCTGGCGTACGCCCGCGCCCACAAGATCAAGGCCGCGATCCGCAACGGCGGCCACTCCTACGGCGGCTGGTCCTCGGGCGACGGCCGGCTGATCGTCGACGTCTCCAAGCTGAACCGGGTCCGGGCAAGCGGCACTTCGGCCGTGGTCGGCGCGGGTTCGAAGCTGATCGACGTCTACCGGGCGCTCGCCGCGAAGGGCGTGACGATCCCGGCGGGCTCCTGCCCGACGGTCGGCGTCTCCGGCCTGGTGCTGGGCGGCGGCCACGGCGTCGTCTCCCGTGCCTACGGCCTGACCTGCGACAGCCTCACCCGGGCCACGATCATCACCGCGGACGGCAAGCAGCTCACCGCCGACGCGACGACGAACAAGGACCTGTTCTGGGCCCTGCGCGGAGCCGGCAACGGCAACTTCGGCATCGTCACGGAGCTGGAGTTCAAGACCCACCCCGCGCCCCAGGCGGTGACGGGCTACCTCACCTGGCCCTGGTCGAAGGCGGCGGCGGTGGTGAAGGCCTGGCAGGAGTGGGGCCCGTCCCAGCCCGACGAGATCTGGTCCTCCCTCCACCTGGCGAACGCGACCGGCGGCACCCCCACCATCTCCGTCGCCGCGTTCTGCATCGGCACGTACGGCCAGCTCCAGAACGCGGTCGACCGCCTCGCGGACCGGGTGGGCGCCCCCGCGACGAACGTCTCCCTCCGCCGCCGTACGTACGAGGCGGCGATGGAGATCTACGCCGGCTGCTCGTCGTTCTCCTCCGACGCCCAGTGCCATCTGCCGGGCTCCACGCCGGGCCGCTCCCCGCAGGGCGCGCTGGGCCGGGAGACGTACGCGGCCCGCTCGGACTTCTTCGACGTCTCGCTCTCGGCGGCGGGCATCCAGACCCTCCTCAAGCAGATGCAGTCGGTGCGGGGCGGCTCGGGCAGCATCGCCCTCACCGCGCTGGGCGGCGCGGTGAACCGGGTCTCGCCGACGGCCACGGCGTTCGTCCACCGCCGCTCGCGCATGCTGGCGCAGTACATCGGTGCATGGCGGGCCGGCACGACGGGGACGGCGGCCCAGTCCTGGCTGAACACGGCGCACAAGGCGATGGCCCCGTACGCCTCGGGCGCGGCCTATCAGAACTACGCGGACCCGACCCTCACGAACTGGCGCAAGGCGTACTACGGCGAGGCACTTCCGCGCCTGACGCAGCTGAAGAAGCAGTACGACCCGAACGGCTTCTTCAGCTATCCCCAAGCCCTCTGAAAGCCGTCCCGAACCCTCTGAAGTCCTTGCCGTGCCGCCCTAGGCCGCGAGGTCCCGCTCCTCGGCGGCGGCCTCGGTCCGCGTGCCGGAGATGAGCCCGTCCCGCTGTCCGAGCCGGGCGGCCCGGCCGCGCACGACCCATCCGACCCGGGGCGACCGGTCGACGGCCTTCAGCACCGGGGTGAGCAGCATGGAGGCGACGGGCGACAGCAGCAGGGCCACCGCGGTCCCGAGCGCGAACCCGCCGACGACGTCCGTCGGATAGTGCACACCCATGTAGATCCGGCAGAACCCCTCGAGCAGGGCGATCCCTATCCCGACGAGCCCGAACCTGCGGTGGGCGACGAACAGCCCGACGGCCATCGCCATCGTGAGGGTGGCGTGGTCGCTCACGAAGGAGTAGTCGGTCTTGCCGGAGACGAGCACCTCCAGCCCCTCATGGTCGAGGAAGGGCCGGGGCCGCTCCACGAATCCCCGTATGGGCACGTTCACCAGTACGGCGACGCCTGCGGCGAGCGGCGCCCAGATCAGGGCGGCGACGGAGGACGCGGCCTCCTCGGCCCCGCCGGGCCGCCGCCGGACTCCCCACCAGCACCACACGATCAGCAGCATCATGGCGAGCAGCAACCCGTACTCGCCCACGAACTCGACGGTCCGGTCGAGCCAGTGCGGAGCGTCCTTGGCCAGCCCGTTGATGTCATAGAGCAGGTCGACGTCGGGGTTCGACCCGGATTCGGCGAGTCCAGCCATGGTGCTGCGGCCCCTTCGTCGTGATCTGCTCGGCGCACCTCACATGCGCCCGTCCAACAGGAACGCACGGCCCCGGTTGATACGTTCCACTCTCCACTGAATGATCACTCAGACGTTATCGAAGAGAGATAGATCCCCGCAGCTCAGGGGCCAGGTGCGGGCACCCTTCAGACGGTCGTGGGCAGCGCTTTCGCGCCATCTTCGGTGACACGCGTGGCCCCGAAGTACTCGGCCGTGTCGATGGGGTCGAACCGGATGACGGCCCCCGTGTAGGGCGCGTTGATCATGTACCCGCCCCCCACGTAGATCCCCACGTGATGGATGGCCCGCGAGTTGTTCGGATCGGTGGAGAAGAACACCAGGTCCCCCGGCAGCAGCTCACTCCGCTGCGGATGCGGCCCCGCGTTGTACTGGTCGTTGGCGACCCGCGGCAGCGTGATCCCGACGCTCGCGTAGGCGGCCTTGGACAGCCCGGAGCAGTCGAACCGTCCTCCCTGGTCAGCGGTGCCGTTGCCACCCCAGAGATAGGGCGTCCCGAGCTTCTTCTGGGCGTAGTAGATGGCCCCCGCGGCCTGCTCGGACGGATCCACCCGGCTGACGGGCGCGGCGAAGGACTCCGCCAGGGTCGTGATCGTCTTCACGTAGTTCCGGGTCTCGCTGTACGGCGGTACGCCCCCGTACTTGATGACCGCGTAGGCCCCCGCGTTGTAGGCGGCGAGCATGTTGTGCGTGGCGTCTCCGGGGACGTCCTTCACGTACGAGGCGAGCTGGCAGTCGTAGGACGCGGCCGATGGAATCGCGTCATTCGGGTCCCAGACGTCGCGGTCGCCGTCGCCGTCGCCGTCGATGCCGTGCGTGGCCCAGGTGCCCGGGATGAACTGCGCTATCCCCTGCGCGGCGGCGGCGCTCTGCGCCCTCGGGTTGAACCCGCTCTCCTGGTAGAGCTGGGCGGCGAGCAGCGCGGGGTTGATGGCGGAGCACCGATTGCCCCACTTCTCCACGAGCGTCCGGTAGGCGGCGGGCACGGCACCCTTGGCCAGTGCTCTGCCCGCACCGCCCACCCCGCTCGTGGCGCTCCCGCCGACGAGGTACACCCCGATGACGAGCGCCATCATGAAGGCGGCACCGGCACTGACGGCAGCGGTCGCCACGATCCACGCCTTACGCACCGTCAACCGCCCCTCGCCGCCCAGGAGTCCGCCCCCGACAGTGTAGAGGCGGCTCCCGTGCCGCGGGGTGATCACGAACAAGGAGAAACCGCACGTGGCGGCCCCGCGCCCCGCGCCATCCGCGCCCCACCCCGACTCGCCGTTTCCGCAAGGGGGTTACGCGCCGAACGGGGCACCTCATCCGGTCAGGACAGCGCGTCGGGCCCGACTTCTCCGCCGAGTCACCGTCAGGTCGCGTAAAGGGCGGCCATGGTACGGCTCAAGCACCCGTCATCGAACGGCCTCGGAATCCCCATCCATCGCCATGATCGGGCAACGCGGGCACCGGGCATCGGGCTCGGACATACGTTCCACCCCGTGATCACCGAAGACACCTCCCCCACCACCGCCCGTCGCGCCCTGCTGCGCGGCGGCATGGCCGGAGCCGTGGCCCTGGGCGGCGCGGCCCTCGCCGCCGTCCCCGCGTCCGCCGCCACGGCCACGCCCGGCGCCGGCCCCCGCACCACGCCCCGCACCACGACCCGCCCCGGCACGGCCGAAGAGGCCCTGCGGGAACTGGCGGCCGGCAACCGCCGCTGGCGCACCTTCCGCGAGCGGCACCCGGACGAGACACCGGCCGTCCGGCAGAGCCTGACGGCCGGTCAGCAGCCCTTCGCCCTCGTCCTCGGCTGCATCGACTCCCGTGTGCCGCCCGAGCTGGTCCTCGACCAGGGCCTGGGTGATCTGATGACCGTCCGGAGCGCGGGCGAGGTGTTGGACGAGGCCGTGCTCGGCAGCGTGGCGTACGGCGTGCTCGAGCTGGACATCCCCCTGGTCGTGGTCCTCGGCCACCAGTCGTGCGGTGCCGTGAAGGCGGCCGTCCAGGCGGACCTCACCGGCGGACGGCTGCCCCGGCACATCCAGTACCTGGCCGACCAGATCAACCCGTACATCGACCGCACGAAGGACGGCGACGCCCGCGTCGACTCGACCATCGACGCCCACATACGAGCGGTCCGCTCCCGCCTCGCCGCCGAACCCGACCTCGCCGCGAAGATCTCCGCCGGCGAACTGGCCGTCGTCGGCGCGCGCTACGAGCTGACCACCCAGCTCGTCCACCGCATCGCGTGACGCCTCAGGGGTCGGAGGCCGCGTC
The sequence above is a segment of the Streptomyces asoensis genome. Coding sequences within it:
- a CDS encoding metal-sensitive transcriptional regulator, producing the protein MTTTEAGEPVAEPVAEPDHAPGTVHGYHKQKDEHLKRLRRIEGQIRGLQRMVDEDTYCIDILTQVSASTKALQSFALQLLEEHLRHCVADAALRGGDEIDAKVEEATKAIGRLLRT
- a CDS encoding phosphatase PAP2 family protein; this translates as MAGLAESGSNPDVDLLYDINGLAKDAPHWLDRTVEFVGEYGLLLAMMLLIVWCWWGVRRRPGGAEEAASSVAALIWAPLAAGVAVLVNVPIRGFVERPRPFLDHEGLEVLVSGKTDYSFVSDHATLTMAMAVGLFVAHRRFGLVGIGIALLEGFCRIYMGVHYPTDVVGGFALGTAVALLLSPVASMLLTPVLKAVDRSPRVGWVVRGRAARLGQRDGLISGTRTEAAAEERDLAA
- a CDS encoding carbonic anhydrase: MAGAVALGGAALAAVPASAATATPGAGPRTTPRTTTRPGTAEEALRELAAGNRRWRTFRERHPDETPAVRQSLTAGQQPFALVLGCIDSRVPPELVLDQGLGDLMTVRSAGEVLDEAVLGSVAYGVLELDIPLVVVLGHQSCGAVKAAVQADLTGGRLPRHIQYLADQINPYIDRTKDGDARVDSTIDAHIRAVRSRLAAEPDLAAKISAGELAVVGARYELTTQLVHRIA
- a CDS encoding bifunctional lytic transglycosylase/C40 family peptidase; this translates as MTVRKAWIVATAAVSAGAAFMMALVIGVYLVGGSATSGVGGAGRALAKGAVPAAYRTLVEKWGNRCSAINPALLAAQLYQESGFNPRAQSAAAAQGIAQFIPGTWATHGIDGDGDGDRDVWDPNDAIPSAASYDCQLASYVKDVPGDATHNMLAAYNAGAYAVIKYGGVPPYSETRNYVKTITTLAESFAAPVSRVDPSEQAAGAIYYAQKKLGTPYLWGGNGTADQGGRFDCSGLSKAAYASVGITLPRVANDQYNAGPHPQRSELLPGDLVFFSTDPNNSRAIHHVGIYVGGGYMINAPYTGAVIRFDPIDTAEYFGATRVTEDGAKALPTTV
- a CDS encoding inorganic phosphate transporter; the protein is MDTFALIVTIGVALGFTYTNGFHDSANAIATSVSTRALTPRAALAMAAVMNLAGAFLGSGVAHTVSKGLIETPDGSKGMGILFAALVGAIVWNLVTWYFGLPSSSSHALFGGMVGAALAGGTEVIWSGVLDKVVIPMFVSPVVGLIVGYLVMTAILWMFRRSNPHKAKRGFRIAQTVSAAGMALGHGLQDAQKTMGIVVMALVIGDVQGADDPIPVWVKIACAVMLSLGTYAGGWRIMRTLGRKIIELDPPQGFAAETTGASIMFTTAFLFKAPISTTHVITSAIMGVGATKRINAVRWGVAKNIVLGWFITMPAAGFVAACAFWVVNVAFL
- a CDS encoding DUF47 domain-containing protein; this translates as MRFRLTPRETSFYDMFAASADNIVTGSKLLMELLGADPAGRAEIAERMRAAEHAGDDATHAIFHQLNSSFITPFDREDIYNLASSLDDIMDFMEEAVDLVVLYNVEELPKGVEQQIEVLARAAELTAEAMPNLRTMANLTEYWIEVNRLENQADQIHRKLLAHLFNGKYEAIEVLKLKQIVDVLEEAADAFEHVANTVETIAVKES
- a CDS encoding FAD-binding oxidoreductase; translated protein: MERRTFITGGTAAVAAAATACKASGGSADASAPATGGSTTAPLTTTSVAAPANWAALARDLDGTLVRPGEASWAAARQLYNTRFDNLKPAAVAYVAHADDIRTVLAYARAHKIKAAIRNGGHSYGGWSSGDGRLIVDVSKLNRVRASGTSAVVGAGSKLIDVYRALAAKGVTIPAGSCPTVGVSGLVLGGGHGVVSRAYGLTCDSLTRATIITADGKQLTADATTNKDLFWALRGAGNGNFGIVTELEFKTHPAPQAVTGYLTWPWSKAAAVVKAWQEWGPSQPDEIWSSLHLANATGGTPTISVAAFCIGTYGQLQNAVDRLADRVGAPATNVSLRRRTYEAAMEIYAGCSSFSSDAQCHLPGSTPGRSPQGALGRETYAARSDFFDVSLSAAGIQTLLKQMQSVRGGSGSIALTALGGAVNRVSPTATAFVHRRSRMLAQYIGAWRAGTTGTAAQSWLNTAHKAMAPYASGAAYQNYADPTLTNWRKAYYGEALPRLTQLKKQYDPNGFFSYPQAL